Genomic DNA from Paenibacillus sp. KS-LC4:
GAGGTAAAGGCGACTTTTTTTCTCGATGGCTCGTGGCTAAAGAAATATCCGGAAATCGCCAAGCAGATTCAGGCGGAGGGGCATGAAATGTCCAATCATGCGTATACGCATCCGAAGATGAGCGAGCTCAGCCGAAATGCTGCCTATTTGCAAATTTCCCGCACGGAGGAGCTGCTCAAGTCAACGCTTGGCGTGACGAATAAATGGTTTGCCCCGCCTTCGGGCGATTTTAACCAAATGACGGTGCAGGTGGCGGCGGAGCAGAGGCTTCGCACGGTGTTATGGACGATAGATACTGTCGATTGGACGAAGCCGACAGCAGACTGGATCATTCGGCGAATTTCATCGCGGCTGGAGCCAGGCGCACTTATTCTGATGCATCCAACAGCGTCCTCGCGCGATGCTTTAACCGGAATGATTCGTGAAATCAAACGTCAAGGCTATGTGCTTGGCACCGTGAGCGAGACACTGTCGGAGGCGCGGATTCCCGTTGATGTTGAGCAGCAACCATAATTTTGATATAGTGTTTACATTCATGCTTACAGGAGGACCCTTCGTGAAAAAATATACGCTTAGCAACGGTTTAAGAGTCGTAGTCGAATATATTCCCACCTGCCGCTCGGTTTCATTTGGCATTTGGGTCAAAACAGGCTCCCGGAATGAGACGCCTGAAAATAACGGGATCTCGCATTTTATCGAACATATGCTTTTCAAAGGGACTGATCAGCGCAGTGCCAAAGACATAGCCGACCTGTTCGATGGAATTGGGGGCAATGTCAATGCGTTTACCTCCAAAGAGTATACCTGCTATTA
This window encodes:
- a CDS encoding polysaccharide deacetylase family protein; protein product: MKVLRKIGAAIGCMLIMVVFIRANAGGTADYISAIKRESGITTQTDESILDDNKAKLRAAVTAEAASRSIKPVDARIDRVWKAIPGYNGLEVDVESTVEKTIASGSISPILYVYRETAPRIKLTDLGPHPVYKGNPNKKMISLMINVAWGNEYITPILQTLNKEEVKATFFLDGSWLKKYPEIAKQIQAEGHEMSNHAYTHPKMSELSRNAAYLQISRTEELLKSTLGVTNKWFAPPSGDFNQMTVQVAAEQRLRTVLWTIDTVDWTKPTADWIIRRISSRLEPGALILMHPTASSRDALTGMIREIKRQGYVLGTVSETLSEARIPVDVEQQP